The genome window AATTGTTTTCAAAGGGTTTTATCATGATAGATCATAATGATtatgataaattgaaaatgatgagGAGAATGATAGACCATTTGGGACTTAGTCTTTTGTACATCAATGATGCAATGGGTTTATTGAGacttttaacaatattttattggTTAATCGGTGTTCATTGTCAGGTTAATTTGATGAGAGCGCAAAGTTCAACGATTTTATCAAGTTGATATATATCtggtttgtttttgaattagtCCAATGTTATAATTAGTGTcaatttatcctttttttttagattaCTTTGCAGACATGacatttatacattaatttataataatttatttatcaattgtACTATGTGACAcgtatttgtattattattattcatgattcttactaataataatattttcttaaaacaaaatatgataaattctaggcattagaATTCATCACTATTGACACCCATGAACCCAAACTTATCATACACCATACACAACATTCTAGttgatgattattttaaaatttggtagattaaaagaattttaattctATAGATTTGAGTGCTTAGTgaaaaaattagactaaatctTTGTAACTAATGAGAAAAATTACTTCACTTAAAAATGAGAAGGGCTTTAATGGATAAAAATGTATATTAgggtttatttaattataaaataagtataagatttgtttaatttaaaatttaaaatatatttaaaatatctatagatgtctaatatataaatactatagaaatcaaagaaaaaaagcatatatagatatattaaatatattttaaaattaaaattaaacaaattttagaaataatgataaatatcaaaattacacATAGACTGTAAcgtcattttatatttatatgttgcgagatacaaataattatattaatttaatgtaaaaataaattggtgtatttatttaaatgtgtatagTTGAATCACAATCAAAGTTGTAAGTATACATTGAACGGCAATTAAAgattcatgtgtataattgtacaaaattaaaattaatgtaccAAATTGCACAATAAAGTAAAGTTTATGTCCAATTAAGAGTTTTATCccttagaaaaagaaagaaagaaattaaaaatgagaatattcccaaaaattcaaaatagcaTTCATTTCCCGCCcaaaaattcaaactttaagTTCTGAAAAGATCATTTCTCAGTTCTAAATTTCTAAAGTATCCGTTTCAATTTactgttaatttatttaatcctCAAAAGCTAAAGAGAAAAATGTCATCGTCGTCGGCTCGCCGGCAAAGAGACTTAATCGCCGGCAAACAGAGACCTGCAAAAAACCTGAACCCAATCTCCGACTCCACTCCGACCCTCAAAAAAACATCTTCCGGAAAAGAAAACCCACGACCCAGCAGTCTTTCTCGGGCTTCCGTGGTGACCCAGAAGCCCAAAATCCGGCCTGTCCCACGCGTCGAGAAGGCGGCGGCGGTTGGTGGCTCCGACAGTGAAGGCCAGGTGCGGTGGTCCACTTCATCGGCGCCAAGAGGTAGGAGTCAGAGCCCATCTGAATTTGTTAGGGTCTTTTCTGATTTGAAAAAAGATAGGGTTTCAATCGATAGGGAAAAGAAGGGTTTTAGGGATTCAACAGGTAGAGGTAACAAAGAAAATGGTGGGTTTAGGGAGAGTTTGGTGATGAAAGTGAAGGAAAATGAGGGGAAAGTAAAAGGGGTTAGGGTTTCAGATGGGAATTGTAAAAAAGATGCTAAATTTAGCTCTGATTTGGGAAAACCAAATGGTGATAACATCCAAAACGAGGGTTTTGGGGCTTTTAATGAAAAGGGTATTTCAGATTTTGATTCAGAACTTGGAGCTTGTATTAGGGTTGATGAGAAATGTGACGCAAAGTTTCTAAAAGAGAAGTCTTTAAGTGATGGAAAGAGCTTGGTGATTTCAAAAGAGAAGGACTTGAGTGTGCAAGAGAGTGAAGGGAGTGGGGCTGCCATTAAATATCCAAGCAAACTTCATGAAAAGCTTGCTTTTCTAGAAGGGAAGGTGAAGAGGATTGCTTCAGATATTAAGAGGACTAAAGAGATACTTGATATGAACAATCCTGATGCCTCAAAGGTGATCCTTTCAGATATTCAGGACAAGATTTCTGGTATCGAGAAGGCTATGGGTAATGTTGTGAGTGATTCAAATTGTAAATCGAGCAGTTCGAAAGGTTCTGGAGATGAAGAAGTGAGTACTAAAGAAGCTGATGGCAGTCAGAGTAGGCGGGTGGTGGGTAATGTTAAGATTTCTGTTAAAGATTTGAATAGTGAAGAGTTGGAAGCTAGATTGTTTCCTCATCACAAATTGCTTAGAAACCGCACATCATTGAAGGAACCATCAGGGAGCTCTCAAAGTCACGAACCCTCTGATGCCATAGAATCTGGTTGTAAAATAAGGGATGAAAAGAAGTTATTGAGTTCCATTGAGGATAATCCAATAGCTTTGGAGTTCTTGGCTTCACTTGATAAGCAAAGTCAAGTCACCACAAGGAATGAGCTGGCTACTATGGAGAATTCTGATACTCAAGATATGGATGGTGGTGGTGGTTCAGGTGCACAAGGGCCTTCGAAAAACTTATTTGTGAAGCATGGTGTCGAGTTCAATCTTGAATCAGATGAGATACTTGAGGACTTTGATGACCAGGAGAACAGGCCAACTGCTGTTATTGATGAGGAGTCTGAAGATCCTAGCATTTATCCGCTCAATGAAATTGGCCCTAAGATGTCAACTGGAGGATGGTTTGTGTCAGAAGGAGAGGCAGCTCTTCTTGCTCATGATGATGGATCATGTTCCTTTTATGACATTACTAATTGTGAGGTATTCTTCCTTGTACCTGTCTgaagttatttttatgttcCATATTAGTATTCTGTATTCAACTATCAAATTGTCTGATGTTCTCTGTCGTTTCATGATAGTGATCTGAGCATAATATCGTATTTCTTATCTCTGCTTGATGATTTGTGTTCCTTCTGATTATTTGAATGTCTCTATTGCTATCTTCATTCTGTTAAATTCAATGGACTTAACTCGGAatctcatttcaatttcattaataaatcaaattcttTTGCATCTTTATACTAATTGAGCGTGTTGATAAAAAAAACGGAGTCATAGACACAACTGAATgtacaatttcttaaaatgatGGTCACTTGTTTTTTCAGGAGAAGGCTATCTACAAGCCTCCAGTAGGTATCTCACCTAATATATGGAGGGATTGTTGGATTATTCGTGCTCCCAGTGCAGATGGTTGTTCTGGGAGATATGTTGTGGCTGCATCCGCTGGCAATTCCTTAGAATCAGGATTCTGCTCATGGGATTTCTATAGCAAAGAGGTGCGAGCTTTCCACACCGAGCACAGGGAAATGGCTTCAAGAACGGTACTTGGTCCCTTACCAAACAATGCTTTGTATAGAAGAAATGCTTTGTGTAATAGTTTGTCACCTGAAACTCAGCAGTGGTGGTATAAACCATTGGGCCCTCTTATGGTCGCTACCGCCAGCACTCAGAAAGTTGTCAAAGTATATGACATCCGTGATGGTGAAGAAATTATGAAGTGGGAGGTCCAGAAGCCTGTATTGACAATGGATTATTCAAGTCCACTGCAGTGGAGAAACCGAGGGAAGGTAGTGGTAGCCGAAGCAGAAATGATATCTGTCTGGGATGTGAACTCTTTACATCCTCAGACAGTACTATCAGTCTCTTCATCTGGTCGAAAAATCTCTGCTCTTCATGTAAATAACACTGATGCTGAGATAGGTGGAGGGGTTAGGCAAAGGTTAGAACTTTATCCCATGTTGTTGTTTATCATGTCTTATTATTTCTACAACGGTTGTTTTCTAGTTTCCCAGCATAATATTTTGTGTATGGATCCTAATGTTTGCAAAATTTGGATTGCAGAGTAAGTTCATCAGAGGCTGAAGGAAATGATGGTGTATTCTGCACTGCAGATTCTATTAATATCTTGGATTTTCGCCATCCATCTGGTATAGGTGCGAAAATAGCAAAAGTTGGTGTTAATGTGCATTCTGTTTTCTCCCGTGGGGATATGGTCTTTCTTGGATGCACAAATGTAAAGCCATCAGGGAAAAAACAGCCTTGTTCTCAAGTGCAACAATTCTCGTTGCGCAAACAAAGGCTCTTCACTACTTATTCTTTGCCTGAATCTAATGCTCATTCCCATTATTCAGCCATACCACAGGTTTGGGGAAATTCGAACCTTGTCATGGGTGTTTGTGGGCTGGGGCTTTTTGTATTTGATGCCTTGAAGGATGACGGGCTTCAGCCTTTCATATATGATCAAGGAAGTGCTCAAAATGTACGAGAGATTGTTGGACCAGATGACATGTATTCCCCTTCTTTTGACTACTTGGCATCTCGTGTTCTCTTGATATCCAGAGATCGCCCAGCACTATGGAGGCACTTGTCATAGGTATGTATGATAGATGTTGAAAAAATGTCTAAATTCTAGGAGTTTATGTTTGGCTTCTCATGGCATGCTATGTAGAACATATAATGCTTATGTTATTTATTGATTGCATATATGTGTGATAAGAACACCAGTTGAGTGCAGCATCATGCTGACTCTCTATGTTCTAGTGTCTTTTTGGAAGAGTGAAGAATATTTTATGGTTTTGGTTTTTTCCAATGTTGATAACATGATAGCATCCGTTATACAATTATGGTAAACATAACGCACAAAAACATGTTTTATGTTAGAAAAAATAGCTTATGACATTCTTGTTAGCAAAATCCCATTAAATGGGATTCTCTAAATCATTGGACAGTAATGCATGTAGGGTATGATCAAGTTAAGTCAAGCTTAAGCGGTAAGAAACTTGAGCTTGAGctcaactcaaaatttgaggctTGAGACTCAAAGCTAGACTTGAGCTTAACGGAGATTCTTTTTGAAAGCTTGAGCTTGTTTCGAGATAAAAACCGATTTACCTGAGTTAATTCTATTAGATTCAATTAGGCTTGTTCACCTAGTAACAAATAAGCTCAAGTTGTAAGCTTGATTTCAAGTTTGATTATTTGCGTTTGAGCTTGAGCTCTAATTTCCATACTAATTAAAAGCTTGGTTAGCTTAGAAAAGCTACTTGAGTCAAGCATTAGGATACTCAAATTCAGCTTCTCTGTAGCTTGAGTTGCTCCAGCTTGATTCGAAAATGATCGAGCTGAATTCAAGTTGTTCTGAGTTGAACCTAAATAGCTTCAGAGCACAGTTGTCGAGTTTACACCCCTATGTATATCCGAAGTATATGAAGGCATAAAAGTAATGCAAAGAGTAAGTTCTGCCACAAAAATTTCTACCTTTTCTACAATACAATTCACCTAACTCACTTGGGGGAAACAAATCGAAGAAAAATTGTAGACttcaattgaattataataatcTCAGTGGCAAAGAAATCAcataatcttaaaaaaaaagcaaaaatcaTTTGCAGGATAATGAATAGAGAGAGTAAAGCGTATTGGCTAATACATCAGATTGATTCAGATATCAGCAAATCACCAGTTAGAATTGCAGTTGGCTTGTTTGGCTTCTATGTCATCTCTGATCATGAAATTTTCATGGATTTCAATCAGAATCCATCTCACGGAATGGCAATGGGACGGTCTTTACTGCTCGGAACTTGCCGGCATTGTTTAGATGTTCATTCTCCAACCTGTTACAGTTAACAGTTTATCATGTTGTGTCAGACCATTTGATCTCAGAATCATCATGTTTCATATTGGTTTTTTGACtgggaaaaaaaatgagaaattagaAATACCTGTAAAAATTCCAATGCCCTCGTCGAATGACCTCTAGGGAAGCCAAGAAGAAGTCCAGCAAATGTGTCTGAACTTGATTGATTCGAAACCGTGTGATGCTTTCTATCCAAGCAACTCTTAGTACTACATTCAGGGCCTACAATTACACAATTGTCTCATTAAAGATCCTTCTatggggaaaaaaaaaactagtttttgtgtgtgtatgtatatagTTGATGGAAGGATTGTTAGACTGCTCATTAGTTAATTTGGCatctttttttgaaatatagAACTGTGAGAACGACTTTTATACCTTCGAAACGGACAATATAAGTGAACAAGACAATGATATTCAAAAGTGTGACCAAGTTAAAAGTAATATAACTCACAATGGAAATGTAGTAAAAGCTCTTGTTCTTTAGCATCAGATCATCTCTAAGCCAAGGGTTTTTGGAATTAGGGTTAAGAAGTCCCCAATCTTTAACAAAATCCCAATATAATTGGTAAACAGTGGCCACTATTGAAGTCACCAGAACTACACCAAACCACAGGCTGTTGCTCTGCGTCGCATACGTTAGCCGAGCACCGGCAGCCACCATTGCCGAAACATACTTCCCCATGTTAGCCAAATGGTTCGGATCCGATTCATCAAACCATCTTCTTGCACACTTGAAATCAAACCATAAACAAAGGAACACAAATACACATTAGTTAAAATGTATATGATATGAattcttaatttataaaatgttatataaatacataatcaTAATTCGAGAAAATTTACAAACATGGCATGAATATACGAATTTTACCTGCATGGCACGCCAATAATAAGGCGAAAACGAGATAACATAAGCGAACTGTCGGTAAAGGCTTCCGTTTTTGCAGGTATATTGGTGAGTTTTGAAGCTTTCAGCAAGAAAATAGCAAGCTGTTGATTCCAAGTGTCTTAGCAATGGAATctgtaataaaaagaaaaaacatggttgatgatgaaatgcttgaatttagaaaaagaaaatagagaaaaatggttgataaaatgaatattatcGAGTTTAGCTTGAGTGTGTCTGAGTATCTTCATACTTAATTCAAGTAgctcaagtttttattttttaaatttttagttaacaTTGAAAAATTCCAATTCACATTTGAATCCGAGCAACTCGTTATTGATTAATCAAGTTTGATATTGATCATATGAATCGAAATTATCTTTTTGAGGTAAATAagttaaactaaataaatacatttattctgaattaaattcaagcttttttaaaatgaaactcAATTGAACTCAAGACAACTACCTGACTAGTAAGTTGGTCAGCCATGAAAAAATCTACCATCAAAACCtgcaaacaacaacaaaaagtgTTCAAACTTCATACTATCTAGAGCTGTTCCAGAGCTGGATAATTCAACCGCccaaattaattaagtttagacaaaataatttatatcctaaattggacttgaattttttcGGAATCCAACTGTTACCCGATCCATTAGCAGATAATAAGCATGGAAGTAAAGATACCTTATACAGTGGAGAGCAAATTATGTTGCGCATTATTCGAAGGAAGCAATAACGAGTTGGTCGGTAAAAGATGTCAAACGGGCAGATCAGCAAAGCTATAAAAATCTGAGATTGAAAAACCAAACACAAAATAGGGGaagtctgaaaattaattttgggaattaaattatatatttttatgataataaaaatgtaatttaatcattttaatagtctgtatctttataatttttaaaagattaaatcaaatttttatcatttttgagaGGAtcaagtgtaattttaccattactaatttaaaattttataaattataaaatagtctaaatgaaaaattttctcttttagtaGCCCAACCCCTGCCAACCCTTCCGATTCCGCCACTGATATCAAGAGAAGTAAAACAGGTTcaaataaatgatttatatatCTCAATTCAttgtttacaaaaata of Gossypium raimondii isolate GPD5lz chromosome 3, ASM2569854v1, whole genome shotgun sequence contains these proteins:
- the LOC105796743 gene encoding KIN14B-interacting protein At4g14310 isoform X2, with translation MSSSSARRQRDLIAGKQRPAKNLNPISDSTPTLKKTSSGKENPRPSSLSRASVVTQKPKIRPVPRVEKAAAVGGSDSEGQVRWSTSSAPRGRSQSPSEFVRVFSDLKKDRVSIDREKKGFRDSTGRGNKENGGFRESLVMKVKENEGKVKGVRVSDGNCKKDAKFSSDLGKPNGDNIQNEGFGAFNEKGISDFDSELGACIRVDEKCDAKFLKEKSLSDGKSLVISKEKDLSVQESEGSGAAIKYPSKLHEKLAFLEGKVKRIASDIKRTKEILDMNNPDASKVILSDIQDKISGIEKAMGNVVSDSNCKSSSSKGSGDEEVSTKEADGSQSRRVVGNVKISVKDLNSEELEARLFPHHKLLRNRTSLKEPSGSSQSHEPSDAIESGCKIRDEKKLLSSIEDNPIALEFLASLDKQSQVTTRNELATMENSDTQDMDGGGGSGAQGPSKNLFVKHGVEFNLESDEILEDFDDQENRPTAVIDEESEDPSIYPLNEIGPKMSTGGWFVSEGEAALLAHDDGSCSFYDITNCEEKAIYKPPVGISPNIWRDCWIIRAPSADGCSGRYVVAASAGNSLESGFCSWDFYSKEVRAFHTEHREMASRTQWWYKPLGPLMVATASTQKVVKVYDIRDGEEIMKWEVQKPVLTMDYSSPLQWRNRGKVVVAEAEMISVWDVNSLHPQTVLSVSSSGRKISALHVNNTDAEIGGGVRQRVSSSEAEGNDGVFCTADSINILDFRHPSGIGAKIAKVGVNVHSVFSRGDMVFLGCTNVKPSGKKQPCSQVQQFSLRKQRLFTTYSLPESNAHSHYSAIPQVWGNSNLVMGVCGLGLFVFDALKDDGLQPFIYDQGSAQNVREIVGPDDMYSPSFDYLASRVLLISRDRPALWRHLS
- the LOC105796743 gene encoding KIN14B-interacting protein At4g14310 isoform X3; the protein is MSSSSARRQRDLIAGKQRPAKNLNPISDSTPTLKKTSSGKENPRPSSLSRASVVTQKPKIRPVPRVEKAAAVGGSDSEGQVRWSTSSAPRGRSQSPSEFVRVFSDLKKDRVSIDREKKGFRDSTGRGNKENGGFRESLVMKVKENEGKVKGVRVSDGNCKKDAKFSSDLGKPNGDNIQNEGFGAFNEKGISDFDSELGACIRVDEKCDAKFLKEKSLSDGKSLVISKEKDLSVQESEGSGAAIKYPSKLHEKLAFLEGKVKRIASDIKRTKEILDMNNPDASKVILSDIQDKISGIEKAMGNVVSDSNCKSSSSKGSGDEEVSTKEADGSQSRRVVGNVKISVKDLNSEELEARLFPHHKLLRNRTSLKEPSGSSQSHEPSDAIESGCKIRDEKKLLSSIEDNPIALEFLASLDKQSQVTTRNELATMENSDTQDMDGGGGSGAQGPSKNLFVKHGVEFNLESDEILEDFDDQENRPTAVIDEESEDPSIYPLNEIGPKMSTGGWFVSEGEAALLAHDDGSCSFYDITNCEEKAIYKPPVGISPNIWRDCWIIRAPSADGCSGRYVVAASAGNSLESGFCSWDFYSKEVRAFHTEHREMASRTWWYKPLGPLMVATASTQKVVKVYDIRDGEEIMKWEVQKPVLTMDYSSPLQWRNRGKVVVAEAEMISVWDVNSLHPQTVLSVSSSGRKISALHVNNTDAEIGGGVRQRVSSSEAEGNDGVFCTADSINILDFRHPSGIGAKIAKVGVNVHSVFSRGDMVFLGCTNVKPSGKKQPCSQVQQFSLRKQRLFTTYSLPESNAHSHYSAIPQVWGNSNLVMGVCGLGLFVFDALKDDGLQPFIYDQGSAQNVREIVGPDDMYSPSFDYLASRVLLISRDRPALWRHLS
- the LOC105796743 gene encoding KIN14B-interacting protein At4g14310 isoform X1, translated to MSSSSARRQRDLIAGKQRPAKNLNPISDSTPTLKKTSSGKENPRPSSLSRASVVTQKPKIRPVPRVEKAAAVGGSDSEGQVRWSTSSAPRGRSQSPSEFVRVFSDLKKDRVSIDREKKGFRDSTGRGNKENGGFRESLVMKVKENEGKVKGVRVSDGNCKKDAKFSSDLGKPNGDNIQNEGFGAFNEKGISDFDSELGACIRVDEKCDAKFLKEKSLSDGKSLVISKEKDLSVQESEGSGAAIKYPSKLHEKLAFLEGKVKRIASDIKRTKEILDMNNPDASKVILSDIQDKISGIEKAMGNVVSDSNCKSSSSKGSGDEEVSTKEADGSQSRRVVGNVKISVKDLNSEELEARLFPHHKLLRNRTSLKEPSGSSQSHEPSDAIESGCKIRDEKKLLSSIEDNPIALEFLASLDKQSQVTTRNELATMENSDTQDMDGGGGSGAQGPSKNLFVKHGVEFNLESDEILEDFDDQENRPTAVIDEESEDPSIYPLNEIGPKMSTGGWFVSEGEAALLAHDDGSCSFYDITNCEEKAIYKPPVGISPNIWRDCWIIRAPSADGCSGRYVVAASAGNSLESGFCSWDFYSKEVRAFHTEHREMASRTVLGPLPNNALYRRNALCNSLSPETQQWWYKPLGPLMVATASTQKVVKVYDIRDGEEIMKWEVQKPVLTMDYSSPLQWRNRGKVVVAEAEMISVWDVNSLHPQTVLSVSSSGRKISALHVNNTDAEIGGGVRQRVSSSEAEGNDGVFCTADSINILDFRHPSGIGAKIAKVGVNVHSVFSRGDMVFLGCTNVKPSGKKQPCSQVQQFSLRKQRLFTTYSLPESNAHSHYSAIPQVWGNSNLVMGVCGLGLFVFDALKDDGLQPFIYDQGSAQNVREIVGPDDMYSPSFDYLASRVLLISRDRPALWRHLS